In Lentibacillus sp. JNUCC-1, the genomic window CACAGTGGCTCGGCAAGATCTGCATTCGAAGGCTTTTTTTAAGGGGAAAACAATAGAAGAAGCACATGAGGTGTATTATGAAGAACTGCTGGATTGTGTCCGGCGTTTTAAAGGTTTCAATGTACTCGGTCATGTGGACTTGATTAAGCGCTATTCGGAACGGCCAAGTGAAAAGTCGTTTCAGCCTGTCATTCGTGATATTTTTAAAGAGATTATTGCTGATGGAAAAGGAATTGAATTAAATACATCGGGCACACGTTATGGGCTTAACAGTGGCATGCCGAGCTGCGATATTTTACAATTATATAAGGATAGTGGAGGCGAGATCATTACACTTGGTTCGGATGCGCATACCGAGAAAAACTTGGGGTATGATTTTCAGAACGCCCTTATTTTGTTAAGGGATATCGGATTTCGTTTTGTTGCATCTTTTGATGGTGGTGAGCCTGAATTTCATACGATTGAAAAGTTAATACAGCGTTGAACCTATGCTTATTTTGAGAAATTTAATAGGAAGGTGATGGTATGGCGGAACATACTTTTCGTTTGAAAGCAGATTGGCCGGGTGGCCGAAACAGTGTGGGGAGAATTGCGGCAGGGCATTTGCAGACGCAAATATCCATACCACCTGAAATGGACGGGCCTGGAGTCGGAACCAATCCTGATGAAATGTTGCTTGGCGCAGCGGCCACCTGTTATATCATTACTTTGGCTGCCATGATTGAACGCGCTGATTTGCCCCTTCAGGAAATGGAATTGCAGTCAGAGGGAATTGTCGACGTGACAAAAGGTGTCATCACATATAAACAGATCATTCACAAGCCTGTCATTGCTTTGACCAGTGCAGCTGGGGAACAAGATTATGTAAAACTAAATACTCTTATTGAAAAAGCAGAAGCCAATTGCATGATCTCTCGAGCTGTAAGAGGGAATGTGGATGTGTCCGTATCACCGACAATTCGATAGAGAGCCTATTGCTTTTTTCACGTTTTCATATATAATGAAATCGTTTGGTACACGATCCAAACCGTGGTTCGAAACCATCCCACGATAAAAAACTAGGGAGTGAAACACTTGAATATCAAAACTTTGGCTATCAATGCATTGGTAGCGGCTGCTTATGTCGCTTTATCCTTAATTGCGGCACCGATTGCCTTCTCGAACATTCAGTTTCGTATACCTGAGATGTTTAACCATCTCATCGTTTTCAACAAAAAATACTTTTTCGGCATTATATTAGGTGTTCTTTTGACGAACCTATTCTCGCCAACTGGGGTATATGACCTGGTATTTGGAGTGGCACATTCGGCTCTATCGCTTGGAATTGTTATCTTTTTTGCCTATTTTATTAAACATAAACTGACACTGCTTGTGATTAACACACTTGTCTTTACGTTTAATATGTTTATCATTGCTTTTCAGCTTTATCTGGCAGCTGATTTACCGTTTCTTTTAACATGGCTGACAACAGCTGTAGGCGAATTTGGCATTATGGCGATCGGTATTCCGGTCATGTATGCTTTGAATAAAAAATTAAATTTTAATCAGCTTATGGAAAGGCGTTAATAAAAACCCAGTTCAGGACAATACCTGGACTGGGTTTTTTATAACAGTTTAAACGTCTTGAGCGTATGAATCATCTGGTGTTTTACTTAAAATTACATGGATGCTTGTGTTGGTAAGACTGTTATTTGAAAATGACAGGTTCTCGTCACCGTTCACAAAAAAGACGTCACCTTGGACAGCGGGCGTAATGCTGCCATCAAAGGTAAATTCTCCTTCGCCTTCAATGACGTGCAAATGAACATTAGAGCCAGGATGTTTATGTTCTGGAAGCTTTTGGCCGGGCTTAAAGTTCAAAACGAAAACAGTGTCTTTGTTCTCTTTGTAGATGACACGCTTAGTAAAACGGTCATCATTGTATTCCATATACTGTTGAATATTTTCTTGCTTCATCTGTGATTCCTCCTTCTTTAAAATGGTGTACCCGTTTAAGGGTATTGGTATTCACGTCTCCTAGTATACGCGATCCATTGGTTGTGATCTCTTACTCGATAAAATTTTGGTAGAACGAAAACACCCAAAAATGTTCTTCTGTCGGCTTCAACCAGGCAGCCTTTTGAGGCGGATCCAACAATGTTTGAGAAAATGGAAGAGATCGCGCGCAGCAATCCTGAAACCGACTTTTACATGGGTGGCGATGGCGTACAATCTCATTTATGAATCAGGCTGGATTTCCTTCACAGAAGATATTCATGAAGTTATTCAATAAGTAAGTCATTAACACCGTTTCTCAAACATATGTATATGAGTGGAATTTAAATATGCTGAGAGGACAGGTGAATACATCATGGATGAGTCTTCAAACAACAGGAAACACCATGCCAAAGACGAAAAGGATGAGCAACTGGAGCAGTATCGTGAGCAAAATACAGGCGGTGATATGACAAGTGACGCCGGTATGAAAATATCTAATGACAGATGGTCGTTACGTGCTGGCAAACGGGGGCCAACACTGTTTCAGGACTTTCATTTTTATAAAAAACAATCGCATTTTAACAGAGAGCGCATACCGGAAAAGGTTGTCCATGCAAGAGGTGACGGGGCGTATGGGGAGTTTGAACTTTATAAATCAATGAAGCATGTGACAAAGGCGCACTTTTTGCAAGAGCCAGGTTGCAAAACGCCTGTATTTGTGCGTTTTTCTACTTTTATAGGCAGTAAAGGGGCAAAGGACACAGCTATAGACATACGCGGATTCGCAACGAAATTTTATACCCAGGAAGGCAACTATGACATGCTGGGGCTTTCGTTCGCGATTTTCGCCATTATGGATGCGATGAAATTCTCTGATTTAACACATGCGGTAAAACCAAATCCGCGTACAGGTGTGCCACAAGCGACCGTGGCTCATGATAATGCTTGGGATTACATCACAAGCAATCAGGAAATTGCTCATTTTGTGATGTGGCTGATGTCCAATCGCGGTCGGCCAAGAAGCTGGCGCATGATGGAAGGGTATCCCGTCAATACATTCCGGTTGATCAATGATCAGGGCAAATCTACCTTTGTCCGATTTGTGTGGAAACCGGTGCTCGGTGTCCATTCGCTGTTGCTTGACGAGGCTAATATTATTGGTGGTGTGGACCCTGACTTTCATAGACGTGATTTGCATGATGCTATTCGGAAAGGGGCCTATCCCGAGTATGAACTGGGTGTCCAGCTGATTGCTGAGGAAGATGAATTTAAATACGACTTCGACATCCTGGATGACACGAAGTTCTGGCCGGAAAATGTGATCCCTGTTGAGATCATCGGTAAAATGACATTGAATCGGTTGGTTGATAATCATTTTGCGGAAGAAGAGCAGTCTTCATTTGACCCGTCCACCCTTGTGCCGGGGATTGACTTTTCCAATGATCCTGTCCTGCAGGGAAGGTCTTTTGCCTATAGGGATACGGATTATCATAGGCTGGGTACTGCGAACATCAACCAAATTCCAGTCAATAAACCGATTGTTGAAACAAACTTCAACCAAAGAGAAGGCGTTGCCCGTCACCGCATTGATGTTGATTCTGTCCATTATCATGAGAATGCCTTAGCTGACAATACCCCTTCAGAAACACCTCCCGAAAAGGGCGGGTATGCGCATTATCCAGAAAAGGTTGAGGGCCATAAAACAAGAGAGAGACCAAGTGAATCGTACTTTGACTTCTTTTCGCAGCCAAGGCTCTTCTGGAACAGTATGTCCTCGGTTGAAAAGCAGCATATCGTTGAAACGTTCATTTTTCATCTTGGGTATGTTCAAAGTGAAATGGTCAGGCAAAAAGTTGTAGATATGTTTGCGAATGTGGATCAGGAGATGGCGGCGGCGAT contains:
- a CDS encoding cupin domain-containing protein gives rise to the protein MKQENIQQYMEYNDDRFTKRVIYKENKDTVFVLNFKPGQKLPEHKHPGSNVHLHVIEGEGEFTFDGSITPAVQGDVFFVNGDENLSFSNNSLTNTSIHVILSKTPDDSYAQDV
- a CDS encoding catalase, with amino-acid sequence MDESSNNRKHHAKDEKDEQLEQYREQNTGGDMTSDAGMKISNDRWSLRAGKRGPTLFQDFHFYKKQSHFNRERIPEKVVHARGDGAYGEFELYKSMKHVTKAHFLQEPGCKTPVFVRFSTFIGSKGAKDTAIDIRGFATKFYTQEGNYDMLGLSFAIFAIMDAMKFSDLTHAVKPNPRTGVPQATVAHDNAWDYITSNQEIAHFVMWLMSNRGRPRSWRMMEGYPVNTFRLINDQGKSTFVRFVWKPVLGVHSLLLDEANIIGGVDPDFHRRDLHDAIRKGAYPEYELGVQLIAEEDEFKYDFDILDDTKFWPENVIPVEIIGKMTLNRLVDNHFAEEEQSSFDPSTLVPGIDFSNDPVLQGRSFAYRDTDYHRLGTANINQIPVNKPIVETNFNQREGVARHRIDVDSVHYHENALADNTPSETPPEKGGYAHYPEKVEGHKTRERPSESYFDFFSQPRLFWNSMSSVEKQHIVETFIFHLGYVQSEMVRQKVVDMFANVDQEMAAAIAADVGVNPPSHGNVPVSKSSPVLSESNSPSYAYTRKVGILIADGFNGEEVRRTLDAFKQHGVFTEVVSSKLGPIKGSDGTTVKAEKTFVSTYSVLYDALYIVGGSTHNQANFDHHVKHFMNEAYKHYKPIGIATTAQNYLQTSQANNLAGVVFAANNPDFAKDFVAAIAKARFWDRK
- a CDS encoding OsmC family protein, producing MAEHTFRLKADWPGGRNSVGRIAAGHLQTQISIPPEMDGPGVGTNPDEMLLGAAATCYIITLAAMIERADLPLQEMELQSEGIVDVTKGVITYKQIIHKPVIALTSAAGEQDYVKLNTLIEKAEANCMISRAVRGNVDVSVSPTIR
- a CDS encoding histidinol-phosphatase HisJ family protein encodes the protein MLDYHIHSHFSADCEAPMEAVIQAAIEKGLTEICFTEHIDYEYPDPSIVFEFDLKHYDQTIRHFQNMYDGRIKVKKGIEIGVQPHLLERYETLMEEEVFDFVICSMHTVARQDLHSKAFFKGKTIEEAHEVYYEELLDCVRRFKGFNVLGHVDLIKRYSERPSEKSFQPVIRDIFKEIIADGKGIELNTSGTRYGLNSGMPSCDILQLYKDSGGEIITLGSDAHTEKNLGYDFQNALILLRDIGFRFVASFDGGEPEFHTIEKLIQR
- a CDS encoding QueT transporter family protein, producing the protein MNIKTLAINALVAAAYVALSLIAAPIAFSNIQFRIPEMFNHLIVFNKKYFFGIILGVLLTNLFSPTGVYDLVFGVAHSALSLGIVIFFAYFIKHKLTLLVINTLVFTFNMFIIAFQLYLAADLPFLLTWLTTAVGEFGIMAIGIPVMYALNKKLNFNQLMERR